A single genomic interval of Antechinus flavipes isolate AdamAnt ecotype Samford, QLD, Australia chromosome 1, AdamAnt_v2, whole genome shotgun sequence harbors:
- the ABITRAM gene encoding protein Abitram, with the protein MAAEVGGISSAAPSLVDRYFTRWYKADVKGKPCEDHCILQHSNRICVITLAESHPLLQNGKTIKSINYQISANCSRLQNKVSGKFKRGAQFLTELAPLCRISCSDGEEYTVSSCVRGRLMEVNENILDKPSILQEKPSTEGYIAVVLPKFEESKSITEGLLTQKEYEEIVVKRVNNRPETS; encoded by the exons ATGGCAGCCGAGGTCGGAGGCATTTCTTCTGCAGCCCCGTCGCTGGTGGACCGATACTTCACCCGCTGGTACAAAGCCG ATGTGAAGGGAAAGCCGTGTGAAGATCATTGTATATTGCAACATTCTAACAG aatttGTGTAATCACATTGGCAGAATCTCATCCACTTcttcaaaatggaaaaacaattaaaagtatCAACTACCAAATCAGTGCCAACTGTAGCAGACTTCAGAACAAGGTTTCTGGGAAGTTTAAACGG GGAGCACAATTTCTAACAGAGCTTGCACCTCTTTGTAGAATATCCTGTTCAGATGGAGAAGAATATACTGTGTCAAG ctgTGTGAGAGGACGGTTAATGGAAGTAAATGAAAATATCCTAGATAAACCATCCATTTtgcaggaaaag CCATCCACTGAGGGATATATTGCTGTTGTGCTACCCAAATTTGAAGAAAGCAAGAGCATTACTGAGGGATTATTGACacaaaaagaatatgaagaaatcgTGGTGAAAAGAGTTAATAACAGACCAGAAACATCATGA